One stretch of Streptococcus australis DNA includes these proteins:
- a CDS encoding YggT family protein — MIFLIRLIQNAVNIYSLLLLIYALLSWFPNSYGSSLEHLLEKLIRPIVDPLRRLPLQFGGLDLSIWLAILIVRFLGDSLIRFLLIL; from the coding sequence ATGATTTTTCTAATTCGTCTGATCCAAAATGCAGTGAATATCTATTCCCTGCTTTTGTTAATCTATGCACTCCTCTCTTGGTTTCCAAATTCTTACGGTAGTTCACTAGAACATTTACTGGAAAAGCTGATTAGACCGATTGTTGATCCACTTCGCCGTTTACCTTTACAATTTGGAGGTTTGGATTTATCCATTTGGCTGGCAATCCTAATCGTCCGTTTTTTGGGTGACAGCTTGATTCGTTTCTTGTTGATACTATGA
- a CDS encoding cell division protein SepF, producing MSLKDRFDKFIDYFTEDGEETTATYQPQDEQMIASSSSASKELPAQFQSTTSKDANITRLHARQQELAMQSHRTDEKVTIDVRYPRKYEDATEIVDLLAGNESILIDFQYMTEVQARRCLDYLDGARHVLAGNLKKVASTMYLLTPVNVVVNIEDIKLPDDSQSAEFGFDIKRSRAK from the coding sequence ATGTCTTTAAAAGATAGATTTGATAAATTTATAGATTATTTTACAGAAGATGGGGAAGAAACAACTGCGACTTATCAACCTCAGGATGAGCAGATGATTGCTTCATCGAGTTCAGCTTCTAAAGAACTGCCAGCGCAGTTTCAATCAACCACTTCAAAAGATGCCAACATCACTCGCTTACATGCTCGTCAACAAGAATTGGCTATGCAAAGTCATCGTACAGATGAAAAAGTAACGATTGATGTTCGTTATCCTAGAAAATATGAGGATGCAACAGAGATTGTGGATTTATTGGCTGGAAATGAAAGTATCTTGATTGACTTCCAGTACATGACAGAGGTTCAGGCTCGTCGTTGTCTAGACTATCTGGACGGTGCCCGTCATGTTTTGGCAGGTAATCTGAAAAAAGTTGCGAGTACAATGTATTTGTTGACACCAGTCAATGTGGTTGTGAATATTGAAGATATCAAGTTGCCTGATGATTCTCAAAGTGCAGAATTTGGTTTTGATATTAAACGAAGTAGAGCGAAATAA
- a CDS encoding YggS family pyridoxal phosphate-dependent enzyme, which yields MDLKKNTEFVFQQVAEASREANRDPASVSIIAVTKYVDVKTAEALLPLGVHHIGENRVDKFLEKYQTLKEFPVTWHLIGTLQRRKVKEVIPFVDYFHALDSLKLAQEIQKRTDHVIKCFLQVNISGEESKHGFSKEELLELLPNLAQLDQIEYVGLMTMAPFEADSDELKQIFKKTQELQAEIREKQIPNMPMTELSMGMSRDYKEAIQFGSTFVRIGTAFFK from the coding sequence ATGGATTTGAAAAAAAATACAGAGTTCGTTTTTCAGCAGGTCGCTGAAGCTAGCCGAGAAGCCAATCGTGATCCAGCTTCTGTTTCAATTATTGCAGTGACAAAATATGTGGACGTAAAAACAGCGGAAGCCCTGCTTCCCTTGGGTGTTCATCATATTGGTGAAAATCGTGTTGATAAATTTTTAGAAAAATATCAGACGTTAAAAGAATTCCCTGTCACTTGGCATTTGATTGGAACGCTACAAAGACGGAAGGTTAAAGAAGTAATCCCTTTTGTGGATTACTTTCATGCTTTAGATTCCCTTAAATTGGCACAGGAGATTCAAAAGAGGACAGATCATGTTATCAAGTGTTTCCTACAGGTCAATATTTCAGGAGAAGAAAGCAAGCACGGTTTTTCAAAAGAAGAATTACTAGAACTTTTGCCGAACTTGGCTCAGCTAGATCAGATTGAGTATGTTGGTTTGATGACCATGGCTCCTTTTGAGGCAGATTCTGATGAATTGAAACAAATTTTCAAGAAAACTCAGGAACTGCAAGCAGAAATTAGGGAAAAACAAATTCCTAATATGCCGATGACAGAGTTGAGCATGGGGATGAGTCGTGACTATAAGGAAGCGATTCAATTTGGTTCGACCTTTGTTCGAATTGGCACAGCATTTTTTAAATAG
- the ftsZ gene encoding cell division protein FtsZ, whose amino-acid sequence MTFSFDTAAAQGAVIKVIGVGGGGGNAINRMIDEGVSGVEFIAANTDVQALSSTKAETVIQLGPKLTRGLGAGGRPEVGRKAAEESEEALTAAISGADMVFITAGMGGGSGTGAAPVIARIAKDLGALTVGVVTRPFGFEGSKRGQYAVEGINELREHVDTLLIISNNNLLEIVDKKTPLLEALSEADNVLRQGVQGITDLITNPGLINLDFADVKTVMANKGNALMGIGIGSGEERVVEAARKAIYSPLLETTIDGAEDVIVNVTGGLDLTLIEAEEASEIVNQAAGQGVNIWLGTSIDESMKDEIRVTVVATGVRQERVEKVVGSPVKQAARREASRQPHPQNFDRHFDLEDTAELPKQSQRRFETSQSSAFGDWDLRRESIVRQTDSVVSPVERFEAPTYQDEDELDTPPFFKNR is encoded by the coding sequence ATGACATTTTCATTTGATACAGCAGCTGCTCAAGGTGCAGTTATTAAAGTAATTGGTGTCGGTGGAGGCGGTGGTAATGCTATTAACCGCATGATCGACGAAGGTGTTTCAGGCGTAGAATTCATTGCAGCGAACACAGACGTACAAGCCTTAAGCAGTACAAAAGCTGAAACAGTTATCCAACTCGGACCAAAGTTGACTCGTGGTTTGGGTGCTGGTGGTCGTCCAGAAGTTGGACGTAAAGCTGCAGAAGAAAGCGAAGAAGCATTGACAGCAGCAATTAGCGGGGCAGACATGGTTTTCATCACTGCTGGTATGGGTGGAGGATCTGGAACAGGTGCTGCCCCAGTTATTGCCCGCATTGCAAAAGATCTTGGAGCTCTTACAGTTGGTGTTGTGACACGTCCTTTCGGATTTGAAGGAAGCAAACGTGGTCAGTACGCTGTAGAAGGAATCAACGAACTTCGCGAGCATGTTGATACACTATTGATTATTTCAAACAACAACTTGCTAGAGATTGTTGACAAGAAAACACCACTTCTTGAAGCTCTTAGCGAGGCAGATAACGTCCTTCGCCAAGGTGTTCAAGGGATTACAGACTTGATTACCAACCCAGGTTTGATCAACCTTGACTTTGCCGATGTGAAAACTGTCATGGCAAACAAAGGGAATGCCCTCATGGGTATCGGTATTGGCAGTGGAGAAGAGCGTGTCGTTGAAGCGGCTCGTAAAGCGATTTACTCACCACTTCTTGAAACAACTATTGACGGTGCTGAAGATGTCATTGTCAACGTTACTGGTGGTCTTGATTTGACCTTGATTGAAGCGGAAGAAGCTTCAGAAATCGTCAACCAAGCAGCTGGTCAAGGAGTGAATATCTGGCTTGGAACATCAATCGACGAAAGCATGAAAGATGAAATCCGTGTAACAGTTGTAGCTACGGGTGTTCGTCAAGAACGTGTAGAAAAAGTTGTTGGTTCTCCAGTAAAACAAGCGGCTCGTCGTGAAGCCTCAAGACAACCGCACCCTCAAAATTTTGATCGTCATTTTGACCTAGAAGATACAGCAGAATTACCAAAACAAAGCCAACGACGCTTTGAAACAAGTCAATCTTCTGCTTTTGGTGATTGGGACTTGCGTCGTGAATCAATCGTTCGTCAAACTGATTCAGTCGTATCACCTGTAGAACGTTTCGAAGCACCGACTTATCAGGACGAAGATGAGTTGGACACACCTCCATTCTTCAAGAATCGTTAA
- the ftsA gene encoding cell division protein FtsA: protein MTRDGFFTGLDIGTSSIKVLVAEHRDGEVNVIGVSNAKSKGVKDGIIVDIEAAASAIKSAISQAEEKAGISIKSVNVGLPANLLQVEPTQGMIPVTSDTKEITDQDVENVVKSALTKSMTPDREVITFIPEEFIVDGFQGIRDPRGMMGVRLEMRGLLYTGPRTILHNLRKTVERVGIHVDNVIISPLAIVNSVLNEGEREFGATVIDMGGGQTTVATIRNQELQFTNIYQEGGEYVTKDISKVLKTSQKIAESLKLNYGEAYVPLASNETFQVEVIGEVEPVEVTESYLAEIISARIKHIFDQIKQELDRRHLLDLPGGIVLIGGNAILPGVVELAQEVFGVRVKLYVPNQVGIRNPAFAHVISLSEFAGKLTEVNLLAQKAVRGDEFLRQKPINFGVSNQSVTPIIQSTPVQPATAATEITPDSGLAPRDEFQASSQDKPKLTDRFRSLIGSMFDE from the coding sequence ATGACTAGAGATGGTTTTTTTACAGGCTTAGATATCGGAACTAGCTCCATCAAAGTGCTAGTTGCCGAACATAGAGATGGTGAAGTAAATGTAATTGGCGTTAGCAATGCCAAGAGTAAAGGTGTCAAAGACGGGATTATCGTTGATATTGAGGCTGCTGCTTCAGCAATTAAATCCGCAATTTCCCAGGCAGAAGAGAAGGCAGGAATTTCAATCAAGTCTGTCAATGTTGGTTTACCAGCAAATCTCTTGCAGGTTGAACCAACTCAAGGAATGATTCCTGTAACATCAGATACAAAAGAAATTACAGATCAAGACGTAGAGAATGTTGTCAAATCAGCTTTGACAAAGAGCATGACGCCTGATCGTGAAGTGATTACTTTCATTCCAGAAGAATTTATCGTAGATGGCTTCCAAGGTATTCGTGACCCTCGTGGCATGATGGGGGTGCGTTTGGAAATGCGTGGTTTACTTTACACAGGACCTCGTACCATTCTTCATAACCTTCGTAAAACCGTGGAGCGCGTGGGAATCCATGTTGACAACGTCATCATCTCACCATTAGCGATTGTAAATTCAGTTCTCAATGAGGGAGAACGTGAGTTTGGCGCGACAGTGATTGATATGGGTGGTGGACAGACTACAGTTGCAACCATTCGCAATCAAGAATTGCAATTTACAAATATCTACCAAGAAGGTGGAGAATATGTCACTAAAGACATTTCCAAAGTCTTAAAAACTTCCCAAAAAATCGCAGAGAGTTTGAAACTCAACTATGGTGAAGCTTATGTTCCACTAGCAAGTAACGAGACTTTCCAAGTTGAAGTCATTGGTGAAGTAGAGCCCGTTGAAGTGACAGAAAGTTACTTGGCAGAAATTATCTCAGCACGTATCAAACATATTTTTGATCAAATTAAACAGGAGTTAGACAGAAGACACTTGTTAGATTTGCCAGGAGGTATCGTCCTTATCGGTGGAAATGCAATTTTACCAGGAGTTGTCGAATTGGCGCAAGAAGTGTTTGGTGTTCGAGTGAAACTCTATGTGCCAAATCAAGTGGGAATTCGCAACCCTGCTTTTGCACATGTAATCAGCTTGTCTGAGTTTGCAGGTAAATTGACAGAAGTGAATCTTCTGGCTCAAAAAGCAGTCAGAGGAGATGAATTCCTTCGCCAAAAACCAATTAATTTTGGTGTTTCAAATCAGAGTGTGACACCAATTATACAATCAACTCCAGTGCAACCAGCTACTGCAGCAACTGAAATCACACCTGACAGTGGCCTTGCTCCAAGAGACGAATTCCAAGCAAGTTCTCAAGATAAACCGAAATTAACAGACCGTTTCCGTAGCTTGATCGGAAGCATGTTTGATGAATAA
- a CDS encoding YwaF family protein: MNLWEQLFTTQISEPPQFELHWYIGLLCLLALTFYASYRFRDKVAYQRFIQILQSLQLIVLYSWYWGNQMPLSESLPFYHCRIAMFVMLLIPGTSKYKQYFALLGTFGATAALAYPLFDPYPFPHVTILSFIIGHVALLGNALLYLFKNYEASLLNLKNVTVITFSLNALIGIVNLVVGGDYGFLNKPPLVGNHGLLANYLIVSSVLVAAISLTAKVVEVFLQQRAEKMIQEKA; this comes from the coding sequence ATGAATTTGTGGGAACAATTATTTACCACACAGATATCAGAACCGCCCCAGTTTGAACTCCACTGGTATATTGGTTTGTTATGTTTATTGGCTCTTACTTTCTATGCTTCTTATCGCTTTCGCGACAAGGTGGCTTACCAGCGCTTTATTCAGATCCTTCAGTCTCTTCAATTGATTGTTCTGTATAGCTGGTATTGGGGGAATCAAATGCCCTTATCAGAAAGTTTGCCCTTCTATCATTGCCGTATCGCCATGTTTGTCATGCTCTTGATTCCAGGTACTTCCAAGTACAAGCAATACTTTGCCCTTCTAGGAACCTTTGGAGCAACTGCAGCTCTGGCTTATCCACTCTTTGACCCTTATCCGTTTCCGCACGTGACCATCCTGTCCTTTATCATCGGGCACGTGGCACTTTTGGGGAATGCGCTCCTATACTTGTTTAAGAATTATGAAGCTTCCCTGCTTAATTTGAAAAATGTGACAGTGATTACATTTTCTCTAAATGCCTTGATCGGAATTGTCAACTTGGTTGTAGGTGGAGATTATGGATTTTTAAATAAACCACCACTAGTGGGAAATCACGGACTATTGGCTAACTACCTCATCGTGTCCAGTGTGTTGGTAGCAGCTATCAGCTTGACTGCAAAAGTAGTAGAGGTCTTTTTGCAACAAAGAGCAGAAAAAATGATTCAAGAGAAAGCTTAA
- a CDS encoding UDP-N-acetylmuramoyl-tripeptide--D-alanyl-D-alanine ligase translates to MKLTIHEVAQAVGAKNDVTVYPDSPLVKAEFDSRLIATGDLFVPLKGARDGHDFIETAFENGAVVTLSEKEVASHPYILVDDVLTAFQTLAAYYLEKTAVDVFAVTGSNGKTTTKDMLAHLLSTTYKTYKTQGNYNNEIGLPYTVLHMPEGTEKLVLEMGQDHLGDIHLLSELAHPKTAIVTLVGEAHLAFFKDRSEIAKGKMQIADGMASGSLLLAPADPIVEDYLPTDKKVVRFGQGAELEITDLVERKDSLTFKANFLEQALDLPVTGKYNATNAMIAAYVALQEGVSEEQIRQAFQDLELTRNRTEWKKATNGADILSDVYNANPTAMKLILETFSAIPANEGGKKIAVLADMKELGDQSVQLHNQMILSLSPDVLDTVIFYGEDIAELAQLASQMFPIGHVFYFKKTADKDQFEDLVKQVTESLGANDQILLKGSNSMNLAKLVESLI, encoded by the coding sequence ATGAAATTAACAATCCATGAAGTGGCACAAGCTGTTGGAGCTAAAAATGATGTGACAGTTTATCCAGATAGTCCGCTAGTTAAGGCAGAGTTCGATAGTCGTTTAATCGCGACGGGAGATTTGTTTGTGCCCCTCAAGGGAGCACGTGACGGTCATGACTTTATCGAAACAGCTTTTGAAAATGGTGCAGTCGTAACCTTGTCTGAGAAAGAGGTTGCAAGTCATCCCTACATTCTAGTAGACGACGTCTTGACTGCCTTTCAAACTCTCGCAGCCTACTATCTTGAAAAAACAGCGGTTGATGTCTTTGCTGTTACAGGTTCAAATGGCAAGACAACGACCAAGGATATGCTGGCGCATTTACTATCAACAACCTACAAGACCTACAAAACACAAGGAAACTACAATAACGAGATTGGCCTTCCCTACACGGTTCTTCACATGCCTGAGGGGACAGAAAAGTTGGTCTTGGAGATGGGACAGGATCACCTAGGAGATATCCATCTCTTGTCTGAATTAGCTCACCCCAAGACAGCCATCGTGACCTTGGTTGGAGAAGCTCATTTGGCCTTTTTCAAAGACCGTTCGGAGATTGCTAAAGGAAAAATGCAAATTGCAGATGGAATGGCTTCAGGTTCCTTGCTTTTAGCACCAGCTGACCCTATCGTAGAGGACTACTTGCCAACTGATAAAAAGGTAGTTCGTTTTGGTCAAGGAGCAGAGCTGGAAATTACAGACTTGGTTGAGCGTAAGGATAGTCTGACCTTCAAGGCCAATTTCTTGGAGCAAGCCCTTGATTTGCCAGTAACTGGTAAGTACAATGCTACCAATGCTATGATAGCCGCTTACGTGGCTCTCCAAGAAGGAGTCTCAGAAGAGCAGATTCGTCAGGCCTTCCAAGATCTTGAATTGACTCGAAACCGTACCGAGTGGAAGAAAGCTACTAATGGCGCGGATATCTTGTCAGATGTGTACAATGCCAATCCAACAGCAATGAAGTTGATTTTGGAGACTTTTTCGGCTATTCCAGCCAACGAAGGTGGTAAGAAAATTGCTGTTCTAGCAGATATGAAGGAACTCGGTGACCAGTCTGTTCAACTCCATAATCAGATGATTTTGAGCCTTTCCCCAGATGTGTTGGATACAGTTATTTTCTACGGAGAAGACATTGCTGAATTAGCCCAATTGGCCAGTCAAATGTTCCCAATCGGTCATGTTTTCTACTTTAAGAAAACAGCTGACAAGGATCAATTTGAAGATCTAGTCAAGCAGGTCACTGAAAGTCTGGGTGCAAATGACCAAATCCTGCTCAAAGGTTCGAACTCAATGAATCTAGCCAAGTTGGTAGAAAGTTTAATCTAG